One genomic window of Gemmatimonadaceae bacterium includes the following:
- a CDS encoding YlbF family regulator → MLEDKAKDLGRTIGQSDEYKAVKRSSEALNGDREATTILRQMEKIRTDAQAMIDKGQEPTPEMEQQLDALLQQVQVNSTYQRAISAQDNFDKLMLRVNQWIADGIRAGATSPIILA, encoded by the coding sequence ATGCTCGAAGACAAAGCGAAGGATCTGGGCCGCACCATCGGCCAGAGCGACGAATACAAGGCGGTCAAGCGTTCCAGCGAGGCGCTCAATGGCGACCGCGAGGCGACGACGATTCTGCGGCAGATGGAGAAGATCCGCACCGATGCGCAGGCGATGATTGACAAGGGGCAGGAGCCCACACCGGAGATGGAGCAACAGTTGGATGCGCTGCTGCAGCAGGTGCAGGTGAATTCCACCTATCAGCGCGCCATTTCCGCACAGGACAACTTCGACAAGTTGATGCTGCGTGTGAACCAGTGGATTGCCGACGGCATTCGCGCCGGCGCCACCAGTCCCATCATTCTCGCTTGA
- the prfA gene encoding peptide chain release factor 1, translating into MLNHLRERLAEALRRATEVEQLLADPETVKDAPRLADLGREHHRLAEVVAKANRLYKAEQELADARDMAQGDDADFAAEAKAEVDRLEAECSALEKALVPLLIPRDPLDDRPAIFELRAGTGGDEAALFAADLLRMYTRFIERRGWRIEAISHSDATLGGVKEAVFKVRGDGAFGVLRWESGVHRVQRVPATESQGRIHTSAATVAVLPEADEVDVRIEDKDLRIDVFRSSGPGGQSVNTTDSAVRITHIPTGLVVSQQDQKSQLQNKAKGMEVLRARLLDLRLSEQEAERSRMRKSQVSTGDRSAKIRTYNFPQGRVTDHRVGLTQYDINRVMDGDLSPFLEALALANAEEKLSG; encoded by the coding sequence ATGCTCAACCATCTTCGCGAACGCTTGGCCGAGGCGCTGCGCCGCGCGACCGAAGTCGAACAACTGCTGGCTGATCCCGAGACGGTAAAGGACGCGCCGCGCCTGGCCGACCTGGGGCGCGAACATCACCGGCTGGCCGAGGTGGTGGCCAAGGCCAATCGCTTGTACAAGGCCGAGCAGGAGTTGGCCGATGCACGGGACATGGCGCAGGGCGACGACGCCGACTTCGCGGCTGAGGCCAAGGCGGAAGTGGATCGTCTGGAAGCTGAGTGCAGTGCGCTCGAAAAGGCCCTGGTGCCGCTGCTCATTCCGCGCGATCCGCTGGACGATCGACCGGCCATTTTCGAGCTGCGCGCGGGCACCGGCGGCGACGAAGCCGCGTTGTTCGCCGCCGACCTGCTGCGCATGTACACTCGCTTCATCGAACGCCGCGGGTGGCGCATTGAGGCCATTTCGCACTCCGACGCCACGCTGGGCGGCGTGAAGGAAGCGGTGTTCAAGGTGCGTGGCGATGGCGCCTTTGGCGTGCTGCGGTGGGAATCGGGCGTGCACCGCGTGCAACGCGTGCCCGCCACCGAAAGCCAGGGTCGCATTCATACCTCGGCGGCCACCGTGGCGGTGTTGCCGGAAGCCGACGAAGTGGACGTGCGCATTGAGGACAAAGACCTCCGCATCGACGTGTTCCGTTCATCGGGTCCCGGTGGACAGAGTGTGAACACCACAGACTCGGCCGTGCGCATCACGCACATCCCCACGGGGCTGGTGGTGTCGCAGCAGGACCAGAAGTCGCAGCTGCAGAACAAGGCGAAGGGGATGGAAGTGTTGCGGGCGCGACTGCTCGACCTGCGCCTGTCCGAGCAGGAAGCCGAGCGTTCCCGCATGCGCAAATCGCAGGTGTCCACCGGTGACCGGTCGGCCAAGATTCGTACCTACAACTTCCCGCAGGGTCGCGTCACCGATCACCGCGTGGGGCTCACGCAGTACGACATCAACCGCGTGATGGACGGCGACCTGTCACCGTTTCTGGAGGCGCTGGCGCTGGCCAACGCCGAGGAAAAGCTGAGCGGCTGA
- a CDS encoding Crp/Fnr family transcriptional regulator, with amino-acid sequence MVTFGMTPLRFTPPNMSVSLERVTDFLATVPLFRELDRASVRGFAELTREQKFAKGAMIVSEGDPGDALFVVRSGEVKVVIIGEDGREVILNVLGVGEHFGELALIDGRPRSAHVVSTHASSLLILRRADFRRKVEQSPSVAWGLMIELSRRLRQADGTIGSLVLLDVPGRVAKVLLEHATPGEPATLVKQLTHQTIGQMIGASRETVSRAMAEFQERGMLSVTRRIVTITDRRALEARSRPQL; translated from the coding sequence ATGGTGACCTTCGGCATGACTCCACTGCGCTTCACTCCGCCCAACATGAGCGTCTCGCTGGAACGCGTCACGGATTTTCTCGCGACCGTGCCGCTGTTTCGCGAACTCGATCGCGCGTCGGTGCGCGGCTTTGCCGAACTGACGCGCGAGCAGAAGTTTGCGAAAGGCGCGATGATCGTGAGCGAAGGCGATCCGGGCGACGCGCTGTTCGTGGTGCGCTCGGGCGAAGTGAAGGTGGTCATCATTGGTGAGGACGGACGTGAGGTGATTCTCAACGTGCTGGGTGTGGGCGAACACTTTGGCGAACTGGCGCTAATTGACGGACGTCCGCGCTCGGCGCACGTGGTATCCACGCATGCGTCCAGCCTGCTGATCCTTCGGCGCGCCGATTTCCGTCGCAAGGTGGAGCAGTCGCCCTCGGTGGCGTGGGGGCTGATGATTGAACTGTCGCGCCGGTTGCGTCAGGCCGACGGGACCATTGGCAGCCTGGTGCTGTTGGATGTGCCGGGGCGGGTGGCCAAGGTGTTGCTGGAACATGCCACGCCCGGCGAGCCGGCCACGCTGGTGAAGCAGCTCACGCACCAAACCATCGGCCAGATGATTGGCGCCAGTCGGGAGACCGTGTCGCGCGCGATGGCCGAGTTTCAGGAGCGCGGCATGCTGTCGGTGACACGTCGCATTGTCACGATCACCGATCGGCGCGCACTGGAAGCGCGCTCACGTCCGCAGCTGTAG
- a CDS encoding MBL fold metallo-hydrolase — translation MSASRARVTCWGVRGTCPSPGARTVRYGGNTSCVDVQLANGARVILDAGTGIRALGQSLPAAAPSVAGARPVIAVVLTHRHSDHVIGLAHFAPIITRSHHVRMACGGVDAVSLRALVDQQLSAPLFPTLAGITDALSVDAFDADGVFHLDDSCTVHTLPARHPGGASVLRVDDAAGAVMAFAPDNELSYADDDSRVTAWRAELALSLRGIPVLLHDATYTNEELSAHRGWGHSSAEEATRFAMECGAGTLLLTHHHPDRTDDEVDAMEARCREIVANAGAELRVAAATEGEVLAVV, via the coding sequence TTGAGTGCGTCGCGCGCGCGGGTGACCTGCTGGGGCGTGCGTGGCACCTGCCCCAGTCCGGGCGCGCGCACCGTGCGGTACGGCGGCAACACGTCGTGTGTGGACGTGCAGTTGGCGAACGGTGCACGGGTGATTCTCGATGCCGGCACCGGCATTCGCGCGCTGGGGCAATCGCTGCCGGCCGCGGCGCCGTCGGTAGCGGGCGCACGGCCCGTGATTGCGGTGGTGCTTACGCACCGGCACAGCGATCACGTGATTGGTCTGGCGCACTTCGCGCCCATCATCACGCGGTCGCACCACGTGCGCATGGCCTGTGGTGGCGTGGACGCGGTGAGTTTGCGCGCGCTGGTGGACCAGCAACTGTCGGCGCCGCTGTTCCCTACCCTGGCCGGAATTACCGACGCGCTGAGCGTGGACGCCTTTGATGCGGACGGCGTGTTTCACCTGGACGATTCGTGCACGGTGCACACATTGCCGGCACGGCACCCTGGCGGCGCGAGCGTGTTGCGGGTGGACGATGCGGCGGGCGCGGTGATGGCGTTCGCGCCGGATAACGAACTGTCGTATGCGGATGACGATTCGCGAGTGACCGCGTGGCGCGCTGAACTGGCGTTGTCTCTGCGCGGGATTCCGGTGCTGTTGCATGACGCCACGTACACCAACGAGGAGTTGTCCGCGCATCGCGGCTGGGGGCATTCGTCGGCGGAAGAAGCGACGCGGTTTGCGATGGAGTGCGGCGCGGGCACGCTGTTGCTGACGCATCATCATCCGGACCGCACGGATGACGAAGTGGATGCGATGGAGGCGCGGTGTCGGGAGATCGTAGCGAATGCGGGGGCGGAGTTGCGAGTGGCGGCGGCGACGGAGGGTGAGGTGTTGGCGGTGGTGTAG